The following coding sequences lie in one Arachis ipaensis cultivar K30076 chromosome B05, Araip1.1, whole genome shotgun sequence genomic window:
- the LOC107641782 gene encoding DNA-directed RNA polymerase subunit 10-like protein → MNELKSDRFEREEREPTLFLSESRFHHRIPLREASRVFRGRSKMIIPVRCFTCGKVIGNKWDAYLDLLQSDYSEGDALDALGLVRYCCRRMLMTHVDLIEKLLNYNTLDKSDPS, encoded by the exons ATGAATGAGTTGAAATCAGATCGGtttgaaagagaagaaagagaaccCACGCTCTTTCTCTCAGAGTCGCGGTTCCATCACCGCATTCCTCTTAGAGAAGCTTCCAGAGTGTTCAGAGGAAGGAGCAAGATGATTATCCCAGTCCGTTGCTTCACCTGCGGAAAG GTCATCGGAAACAAATGGGATGCCTATTTGGACCTTCTCCAGTCAGATTACTCTGAAGG AGATGCGCTTGATGCTTTGGGGCTGGTTCGTTATTGTTGTAGGCGTATGCTTATGACGCATGTTGACCTCATCGAGAAGCTCCTGAATTACAACA CTCTTGACAAGTCTGATCCCAGTTAG